In one window of Carassius auratus strain Wakin chromosome 28, ASM336829v1, whole genome shotgun sequence DNA:
- the LOC113047210 gene encoding immediate early response gene 2 protein-like, whose product MDVTAEAKQIMVQALSKIYSSRTQRGGLSLHRSLLLTLVMKSARDIYHSARLTSEKEVQSDTHGATESTAQAEEPMDTASSTPTALRSTETQATEDGKSSGLEGPLQIHDPAGLAVDKENCNPAGTDRHSRKRRSKGATDPDFLPCKKAKLEFAEVRGALQATQSNSNCGRALDSRTLVPMPRTIVTC is encoded by the coding sequence ATGGATGTCACGGCAGAGGCCAAGCAGATCATGGTCCAGGCGTTGAGTAAAATATACAGCTCGCGCACGCAGCGCGGTGGACTCAGTCTCCACCGGAGCCTGCTGCTGACCCTCGTCATGAAATCTGCACGGGACATCTACCACTCGGCCCGACTGACCAGCGAGAAAGAGGTGCAATCTGACACACACGGTGCCACGGAGAGCACAGCACAAGCAGAAGAGCCCATGGACACAGCGAGCTCCACGCCTACGGCTCTGCGCTCGACCGAGACACAGGCTACCGAGGACGGGAAGAGCTCCGGGCTCGAGGGTCCCTTACAGATACACGACCCCGCAGGACTCGCAGTGGACAAAGAGAACTGCAACCCCGCCGGGACGGACCGTCACTCTAGAAAGCGGCGGAGCAAAGGAGCCACAGACCCGGACTTCCTACCATgcaagaaagccaaactggagTTCGCGGAGGTCAGAGGAGCTCTCCAGGCGACCCAGAGTAACTCGAACTGCGGCAGAGCTCTCGACTCACGGACACTCGTGCCCATGCCGAGAACTATTGTCACTTGTTGA